CATGTCGCCACGCTGGAGACGTTCCTCAAGCGCGATGACATCGAAACCTTCGATTTCTGCCTGCCCTACGGCAGGGAACGGCAGTTGATGCTGATCCCTCCGATACGAAGAAGCGGAAAGACGAACATCGTCTATGCCACGCATCTCGTGCCGCTGCGCAAGCTCTCCTTCGCCTCCGACTCCTATTTCGAGCAGGAGCAGCTCCGCATGATCATCGCCGACATGGTGGAGCAGGCCGGCACGTGCGGCTGCTCCGGCTTCATCTTCGCGTCCGGCGGCCCCGCCTACGCCAAGGGCACGCGGGCCAACCACGACGCGTTTTATGATTTCTGCTGCTGGCTGTGCGAGGCGCTCGCAAAGTATAAAATGGACGCGCTGCTGGAGCCGTTCGATTATGATTTCGACAAATCGTATTTATACGGCCCGCTTGACAAAAACCTGGAGCTTGTCGATCGCGTCGCGCGCAATTTTCCGAACATCGGCATCGAGCTGGATATCGCGCACCTGCCGCTGATGCGCGAGGATCTCGCCGACTCCATACGCCGCTCCGCGAGATGGCTCAAGCGCGTGCATCTCGGCAACTGCGTGATGAAAAACACCGCCGACCCGTTTTACGGCGACCGGCATCCGCCCATCGGCTATCCAGGAGGCGAGATTGACGTGCCGCAGTTGGAGATCGCATTGAAGGAACTGCTCAAATGCGGTTTCCTTTCCAAGGAAAAACGCGGTGACGTGGTGTTGGAACTGAACCCTTTCCCCGGAAAATCCGAGGATAAGTCCGTGGCCGACAACCTCGCCCGTGTCGAGCAGGCGTGGCGTCGCGTAACGGATGGGAAAAAATGAATCACTGAATTCACCACGGAGCACGGAGTAGTGAAAGAGTATTTTATTCCCATGGGTCTAATACTCCGAAGCTTGCTTCGGCTTGGATTGGAGAGAGAGTAGGGAATGAAGAGTAGTTACATACATAAGAGGCACAATGTATCCGTGTTGATGTATCATTTGGTGTGTCCGGCGAAGTATAGGAGGGTGGCGATGAGCAAGAGAGTAGACGAAGTGCTAAGAGAGACATGCCTTGAGATAAAGAAGCGTTGGGAGGTGAGATTTTTGGAGATAGGGCTGAATGGGGATCATGCGCATTTTCTGATGCAGTCGGTGCCGACGCATAGCCCAAGTCAGATAGTGAGGACAGTGAAGAGTCTGATAGCACGAGAGGTGCTTGAGGTGAAGAAAATGCTTTGGAGTGGAGAGTTTTTGGGGAAGGGATATTTTCATCAACACGGTTGGGTAGCATGGAGGCGAGGAAGTGATAGCGGCTTATGTCGCGAATCAAGGTCACGGAAGCTATGAACAGTTGCATAAGGGGCAGATGAATTTGGCTTTGTTTTAAATACCTCGGGGCCTGCCCCGGAGCTTTTTATTCTCTTCGGGTGCAATACCCCGAAGAAATGAAAATATAACATGAACGACGTTGCGGAAGCCGCGGCGTAAAATTCTCCCATTCGAAAAAATCTACCTGATACATTTCAGCCCTCATGCCACAAATCCACCCGCAGGCCCTGCACCACGCAGGGCCTGTTTTGTTTTTCAAGGTGAAATTACGATGCGCGGCGCAATCGCAACCCATCATGAAAACAACATCCAAAAACACCACGAAAGAGAATGCCCAGCCCGTCGCCAAAAATAAAAACGCCGGCCATGAAACCGATGCCTTTTTCGCCGAGCCGGTTGACCCGGTGCGCGAGGGTCGCGAGCAAGGACTTGAGGTCATCCGCCACCTGCTCATCTGGATGGCGGACGCGCCGACACTGGAAAAACGCGGACTGCGCGCGACCCTCGCGCTGCACTGCATCCGACCCGACCTCATCCACGGCGCGACGCTCGAACAAATCGGCGATCATGCCGGTTACACCCGGCAGTCAATACACAAACTCGCGCGCGACTTCCGCGACAGCATGGGGCTCGTCCAATGAACACCAGCAGCGACATCCAAAACGCCGCCGCGCAAATCAACCGCCTGCACCGCGAGGTGCGGCGGCTTTGCGCCGAGTCCCGAGAAAAACTCGACGGCGCGCTCGCGGCGGCGTGGCACGCGGGCAGACTGCTCGCCGAACAAAAACAAACCCTGCGTCGCAACGCCGGGCGCGGTTCGTGGCTGGTCTGGCTGGATGCATCATTCGCGGGCGGACGCAGCACGGCTTATCGCTACATGCGGCTCGCGCTGGAGACTCCCGCCCCGGAAACGCTCCACGGCCTCAGTCTGCGGCAGGCCTATTTCCGCCTCGGCATCGCCACGGAACCGAAAACTGCCGCGCAGCAAATCCACCCCGTGCAGGCGCTGCCCGAGTCCGTGGTCCTCGCCCAGAAACTTCTCCGACTGCTTCGCCGCAGACAAAAACTGTCCGAGGGATGCTTGGGCGATCTTGCCACGCTTTATCGGCAGTTGCGCGCGATTTTTGAGCATTCCCCCGTGGCGCAAGACCGATGAAAAAATGCGGCTTTTGTCCCGAAAAATGCGGTTTTTTCTCAAGCCCGAACCGGTGGCGCCTCGATAAGCTGCCGGATGCGCACCGTTTGATCCCTGCGCGTTCGCATGGCCGCCCGCCGAAACCATTGTATCGAAACCCGGCGCTCCCCTGAAGGTTTTGAATACACGCAGGTGGAGGGACGGGATGTCACCATTCAATATGGCACGCACGACATTGGCGTGTGGCGGAGGCACCGGCACGATGATTATCAAATTTTAATCCTGCCGGACTACGGATGCGAAGCGGAATTATTCTGGTGGGTCGCAGGCGGCGGGCAAAACTGCCAGCGGGTTCGAGGGCCGCATATTTGCACGATAGGAAAACGCATTGCCCACGAACTGCATTGGACAAGCAAAGCCCCGCTCGTATCCCTGCTTGTTTCCGGTGATTTTGTCCGGCGCAACGGCAAGCGCGAGGCAATGATCGGCGTCAGCATTGGATCGGAGTGGGAATATTCCTGTAAAAATATCAAAATTCACCAACTTGCCGGATATTTAAGGGAACTGTGCCATGACACCGGGATGCCATCCCCCGACTATGTTCATGGCCTGGGTTTGCTTCAGGCCGCCTGCATAGTAAAGGCGCGCAACCAGCCGACCGGCCTCAAAAGGCCGGACGGCTTGAATGCCGCGTTGATGGGGAAAATAATTGAATACATCGAAACGCACCTCCAGGAGGATCTCGGTGTAAAAACGCTTGCCCGCATCGCGAGTCTGGGCGAGGACCAGTTCACGCGGCGTTTCAAGCGGACGACCGGAAAAACGCCACATCAATTTGTATTGAATTTTAAGCTGCAACGGGCGCAACAGCTCATGGCGAAAGGGGGCATGTATTTGTGCGACATCGCTGCGGCGACGGGTTTCGCCGACCAGAGCCATTTGAGGCACTGCCTTCGCCGGATTTGCGGGAGAAATGCAAGAAATCCGGTTTTGTCCTAAAAAAAGCCGGGAATATTCAAGTCAGGATATGGAAAACCGGGCACACTCGCGCCCACGCTTTGCCCGGTTTTCCTCTCGCACGGGGCGATGGGAAACCAGGCGGAGCGGAAAAACCCGATCATGAAAAAACTCTCCATCTTCCCGCTCCTCGCGTTCGCGAGCCTTGTATCGCCACCGGCACGTGCCGCGCAACTCACCGCGCCGCTCATCCTCGCGCAAGTGCCCTCGCAAGTGAAGACCGGTTTCCAATACGGCCTCGGCCTGCTCTTCATGATCGGCTTCATCTGGGGCGTGATAAACATCTGGGGCGGAGCCGACCGCCTTAAGAAGGGCGACGCCGACGGAAAAATGGGCATCGTCTCCGGCATCATCATTGCCGGGGCCGCCGCAATCATGGCCGCGATGTTTTATATATTCGGCATGAGCGACGGCGCGCTCACGCCGCAATTCTGAAATTACGATTTACGAATTGCCCCCATGGACACCGGACTGCGCATCACCGACACGAACAGCGCGAACGACAGCAAAGGCCGCGCGCTCGGCTTCGAGGGCAACGATTTTTTATATGTTATCGTCGGCATCGTCGCGGCCATCGGCATTTTTCTCCTTCTCTACGGCATGTTCCACGCGGGCCTCGCGGCGGCGGGCGGCATCGCGATCCCGGTCTTCGTGATTCCCACCGCGTGGGTCATGCTGTTTCGCCGGGGAAAACCAGACGGCTACGCCGAGGATTTTTTCGATCATTTCTTGAATCGCGAGGGTTTTTGTTTTTCGCCCGACAACCAGAACCCGCGCGGCGCGCCCGCCGCGTGCAAACGGAGGCCCGATCATGCTGCTCAATAGCTCAGCGCCCAACGGCTACTTTGCCGGTGACCTGAATCTCTACGGCACGCTCGAAAAAGGCGTCGCCAGCAAGGGTTTTATTTTGCAGCCGCCCGACCTTCGCGGCGGCACGACCGCCCAACTCAACGCCTACCAGGACAAAATTCGCGCCCTTCTCTCATTATTCGGCGACGGTTTGCGGGCGCAATTCCAGTGGACATGCAACTGCGATTACCGGCAGGAGCTGACCCAATACCACCGCGCGACCGAAACCCTCGCCACGCATCCGCACATCCGCCGCGTGCGCACGGAGCGCTTCGAGCGTTATTGGGAAAAGATGCACCGCCGCGAACTTCGCCGCGAGCAGTTGATATTGTTCATCTCCACGCCGCTCGCCGGCTACGCGCCCCTCGCCGCGACGCGCGGTAGCCTCGCCGATGACTACGCAAAACTTCTCGCGCAACTGCGCACGCGCTTCGACGAGATTACAAACTCGCTGCGCGCGCTCTTTGGCGGCGACACGACCGTCTCGCCCATGGACGACCTCGCGCACTTCACTTACTTTTCAAAGTTTCTCAGCCCGGCGCTGGCGGACGGTTTTGATATAAACTTTTCCGAACGCTTCAATCCGCAGCAAACCATTCAGGAAAACTGTTGGTGCAGCGACGGTGTGAACATCGGCACCGGGTTTTATATGGATGGACGCCACCACGCCCTCTTCACCTTCAAACGCTGGCCCTCGCGCACCTACCCCGGCATCATATTGCGGCTCACCACGCTGCCGTTTCTCGACTACCAAATCACCGTCAACCTCGACCCGCTTCCGACCAAAACCGAGGTCGATAAGGAAGAAAAGGCCATTGAGCGGCTTCGCGGCGAATACAAGGACTCCGAGCGCCACTCGCTGCTCGTCGCCATCGGCAAAAAAGAGCGCAAGGTCGAATCGCTTTCATCCGGTTTCATTCGCCCGTTCAACGTCACCTACATCCTTCGTGTCTGGGATGAAACCGTGCCCGGACTGTCCGCCAAGTGCGCCGCGATTCGCAACGCCATTACCAACCTCAACGGCGCGCAATACAACGAATGCGCCCTGCCCAGCACCGCCAAAAAACTCTTCTTCGCCTCGTGGCCCGGCTGGACAAATTCGCCCTACCGTCATCGCAGCCTCTATGCCGAGGATACGTATTTGGTCGACTTGCTGCCGTTTTCCGCGACGTTCACAGGATTGCTCGACGGAGCCGAGGCCATCTACGACGGTGCGCAGCAGGGCAACCTTGTCGGACTTCGCACGTTTATCGGCA
This genomic stretch from Termitidicoccus mucosus harbors:
- a CDS encoding helix-turn-helix domain-containing protein, encoding MAARRNHCIETRRSPEGFEYTQVEGRDVTIQYGTHDIGVWRRHRHDDYQILILPDYGCEAELFWWVAGGGQNCQRVRGPHICTIGKRIAHELHWTSKAPLVSLLVSGDFVRRNGKREAMIGVSIGSEWEYSCKNIKIHQLAGYLRELCHDTGMPSPDYVHGLGLLQAACIVKARNQPTGLKRPDGLNAALMGKIIEYIETHLQEDLGVKTLARIASLGEDQFTRRFKRTTGKTPHQFVLNFKLQRAQQLMAKGGMYLCDIAAATGFADQSHLRHCLRRICGRNARNPVLS
- a CDS encoding PrgI family protein, which translates into the protein MDTGLRITDTNSANDSKGRALGFEGNDFLYVIVGIVAAIGIFLLLYGMFHAGLAAAGGIAIPVFVIPTAWVMLFRRGKPDGYAEDFFDHFLNREGFCFSPDNQNPRGAPAACKRRPDHAAQ
- a CDS encoding sugar phosphate isomerase/epimerase family protein; translation: MKEELKNYARIGVVYHMLYSRCMSDPDYHVATLETFLKRDDIETFDFCLPYGRERQLMLIPPIRRSGKTNIVYATHLVPLRKLSFASDSYFEQEQLRMIIADMVEQAGTCGCSGFIFASGGPAYAKGTRANHDAFYDFCCWLCEALAKYKMDALLEPFDYDFDKSYLYGPLDKNLELVDRVARNFPNIGIELDIAHLPLMREDLADSIRRSARWLKRVHLGNCVMKNTADPFYGDRHPPIGYPGGEIDVPQLEIALKELLKCGFLSKEKRGDVVLELNPFPGKSEDKSVADNLARVEQAWRRVTDGKK